The proteins below are encoded in one region of Candidatus Zixiibacteriota bacterium:
- a CDS encoding acetate--CoA ligase family protein, with product MLDGLFKPRSVAIIGASNNPLSIGHIVIQNLVDHNFKGPIYPINPKSKHIKSFKTYASVMDVPDEIDLVNISIKNSLVPIVLEDCGKKGVKYAIVHTAGFKEVGEEGLQLEKQIVEIAHKYGMRIYGPNSQGIQNSDPDVSVYANFTFVPQISGNISIVAQSGGVGETLKLQLYNIGIGTRMYASFGNEADVSMNEIIDYYGQDDGTKVIMTHIETIKDPAGFLEVASRVTQKKPILTVKTGRTSEGVVAVASHTGSLIEQDTLADAIFEKAGVMRFDSQQDMIEAAIALSTQPIPKSENIVIVTNTGGPAIIAVDECIKSGLKLAKLSPDTSKALGELLFSEAIVSNPVDVIATAGAKEYGGTVEALLKDPNIDSLILNFVTPPFVDCEAVAHKLAEIGQSASKPIVCIILTIEEKFGEVVRLTRESGIPVYDFPESASRALNAMIKYGQIIQREEPKYKTIECDKKAAKNIIAKYRGQDKFLPQADVFALLQSYGIPTVKTVRVETKEDMVKQAGQMEYPLVLKVDAEEVVHKSDEGGVYLNLKDEAALTIAFDEMSKKFGKFKPAFVVQEHRQEGKEVIIGAKSNEGLGATIMFGLGGVFVEVLKDVQFRLAPLSEQDAMNMISSIDGYPILKGLRGEKAVDIEMLAETLLRISQLTSDFPEINEMDLNPVFAFEAGKGVEVVDARLKI from the coding sequence ATGCTTGACGGTTTGTTCAAGCCCAGGTCGGTGGCAATTATCGGCGCTTCAAATAACCCTTTAAGCATTGGTCATATCGTTATACAAAATCTGGTTGACCATAATTTTAAGGGTCCCATCTACCCTATCAATCCCAAATCGAAACATATTAAGAGTTTTAAAACCTACGCGTCGGTTATGGATGTACCTGATGAGATTGATCTGGTCAATATATCAATCAAAAATTCTTTGGTACCTATCGTTTTGGAAGATTGCGGTAAAAAGGGCGTCAAATATGCGATTGTCCATACCGCCGGGTTCAAAGAAGTCGGCGAAGAAGGATTGCAGCTTGAAAAGCAAATAGTCGAAATCGCTCATAAATATGGCATGCGTATCTATGGGCCCAATTCCCAGGGCATCCAGAACTCCGATCCGGATGTTTCAGTGTACGCCAATTTCACTTTTGTGCCTCAGATATCGGGGAATATCTCCATCGTCGCCCAGAGCGGCGGGGTCGGCGAAACCTTGAAGCTTCAGCTTTATAATATCGGTATCGGGACCCGGATGTATGCCAGCTTCGGTAACGAAGCCGACGTGAGCATGAACGAAATCATCGACTATTACGGTCAGGATGATGGAACCAAAGTCATCATGACTCATATCGAGACGATAAAAGACCCGGCCGGTTTCCTTGAAGTCGCCAGTCGGGTTACCCAAAAGAAACCGATATTGACCGTTAAAACGGGACGGACTTCGGAAGGCGTCGTCGCCGTTGCGTCCCATACCGGATCTCTTATCGAGCAGGATACTCTGGCCGACGCCATCTTTGAAAAAGCGGGCGTGATGCGATTTGATTCCCAGCAGGATATGATTGAAGCGGCCATTGCGCTATCCACCCAACCGATTCCAAAATCTGAAAATATCGTAATCGTGACCAACACCGGCGGTCCGGCGATCATCGCCGTAGATGAGTGTATAAAATCGGGACTCAAACTGGCCAAACTCAGCCCGGATACATCCAAAGCCCTGGGAGAACTTCTCTTTTCCGAAGCCATTGTTTCCAATCCGGTCGACGTCATCGCGACGGCGGGGGCCAAAGAATACGGCGGCACAGTGGAGGCATTACTGAAAGATCCCAATATCGATTCGCTGATTCTCAATTTTGTCACGCCGCCCTTTGTTGATTGCGAAGCGGTCGCGCATAAGCTGGCGGAAATCGGCCAATCGGCCAGTAAGCCGATCGTCTGCATCATTCTGACGATTGAGGAGAAATTCGGCGAAGTGGTCAGGCTGACTCGCGAGAGCGGAATTCCGGTTTATGATTTCCCCGAATCGGCCTCAAGAGCGCTGAATGCCATGATAAAATACGGTCAAATTATCCAGCGCGAAGAGCCGAAATATAAAACTATCGAATGTGATAAAAAGGCCGCCAAGAATATCATCGCCAAATATCGAGGGCAGGATAAATTCCTCCCGCAGGCTGATGTCTTCGCATTGTTGCAAAGCTATGGCATCCCCACGGTGAAAACCGTGCGGGTCGAAACCAAAGAAGACATGGTCAAACAAGCCGGGCAGATGGAGTACCCGCTGGTGCTCAAAGTTGACGCTGAGGAGGTTGTTCATAAATCCGACGAAGGCGGAGTTTATCTCAATCTCAAAGATGAAGCGGCGTTAACAATCGCTTTCGATGAAATGTCGAAGAAATTCGGCAAATTCAAACCAGCATTTGTCGTGCAGGAGCATCGCCAGGAAGGCAAAGAAGTCATTATCGGAGCCAAATCAAACGAAGGATTGGGTGCGACGATCATGTTCGGCCTTGGCGGTGTTTTTGTCGAGGTCTTGAAAGACGTTCAATTCCGTCTCGCTCCCCTTTCTGAGCAGGACGCCATGAACATGATTTCTTCTATCGACGGCTATCCGATATTAAAAGGCCTCAGAGGCGAGAAAGCGGTCGATATTGAAATGCTGGCCGAAACGCTTCTCAGGATTTCCCAGCTCACATCCGATTTTCCGGAAATCAACGAGATGGATTTGAATCCGGTCTTTGCGTTTGAGGCTGGCAAGGGCGTTGAAGTTGTCGACGCGCGTTTGAAAATATAG
- a CDS encoding sodium:solute symporter family protein has product MNWIPLIIVCVYIILLYVITWMSRHLSRGGMVGYLLAGRSLPAWVIAPLLTGLAIGGASTIGVAERAYNSGISAGWYNAAWAAGALMVGLFAARRYRKLEVATLPELFEKHYNTSGRVVGVAGQLVLQIVITSLQYVAGGAILSSLLPEVFTFQTGMLVTAIVFVGITLIGGFWAAGLTNIINVIFIYAGVILGAFMAVTKIGGFSEIISKLPVEHPGFDLGALGWGLIIAWFVVMCTTTFSVQSIVQISFAAKSSKAARSGFILGAFIIFPVGFISAIIGISAAVQYPGIIPAEALPRMVLSLSPFVAGIILAGLWAADVSTASALLLGSATLVVGDLIKRFFSPNLSEQKERVYSRVTVLVLSVFTYLLAVSVSGILKTLLIGLTLTTAYTLVTLMTLFWPCICRRSHATWTLLMAMTALVIWLIVPQIPAYFKNIGLVHPIYFCWIISLLTFFAIPIFDKRKIKLGT; this is encoded by the coding sequence ATGAATTGGATTCCGCTCATTATCGTATGTGTTTATATCATTCTTCTCTATGTTATCACATGGATGTCACGGCACCTTAGCCGGGGAGGAATGGTCGGTTATCTTCTGGCCGGACGGAGCCTGCCTGCCTGGGTTATTGCGCCTCTATTAACCGGACTGGCCATCGGCGGAGCTTCAACTATCGGTGTCGCCGAGCGAGCCTACAATTCCGGAATATCGGCCGGATGGTACAACGCCGCCTGGGCTGCCGGAGCGCTTATGGTTGGACTGTTCGCCGCACGCCGTTATCGCAAATTGGAAGTAGCCACCCTGCCGGAGCTGTTTGAAAAACATTATAATACTTCTGGTCGAGTTGTCGGCGTTGCCGGTCAGTTGGTTTTGCAGATTGTCATCACGTCTCTGCAATATGTCGCGGGCGGAGCGATTTTGTCGTCTCTCCTGCCGGAAGTTTTCACTTTCCAAACGGGCATGCTGGTGACCGCGATTGTTTTCGTCGGCATTACATTGATAGGAGGATTCTGGGCCGCAGGATTGACTAATATCATCAACGTGATTTTCATTTATGCCGGAGTCATCCTGGGCGCTTTCATGGCGGTTACTAAAATCGGAGGATTCAGTGAGATAATTTCGAAACTCCCGGTTGAACATCCCGGCTTTGACCTTGGCGCGTTGGGGTGGGGACTAATAATAGCTTGGTTCGTCGTCATGTGTACAACGACTTTTTCCGTGCAATCCATCGTCCAGATCAGTTTTGCCGCCAAAAGTTCTAAAGCCGCTCGTAGTGGTTTCATTCTGGGAGCCTTTATAATTTTTCCGGTCGGATTCATAAGCGCCATAATCGGCATTTCCGCAGCCGTCCAATATCCCGGTATTATCCCTGCCGAAGCCTTGCCTCGCATGGTCTTGAGCCTGAGCCCCTTCGTGGCGGGAATAATATTGGCGGGATTGTGGGCCGCAGATGTTTCGACTGCGTCGGCTCTTTTGTTGGGTAGCGCGACGCTGGTTGTCGGAGATTTAATCAAACGGTTTTTCTCGCCGAATCTTTCAGAACAAAAAGAAAGGGTTTATTCTCGCGTAACAGTTTTGGTATTAAGCGTATTCACTTATTTACTGGCGGTATCCGTGTCCGGTATTTTGAAAACTTTGTTGATCGGTTTAACCCTGACGACTGCCTACACGCTCGTAACCCTAATGACACTATTCTGGCCCTGCATCTGCCGTCGCTCTCATGCCACCTGGACTTTGCTGATGGCAATGACAGCGCTGGTAATATGGCTTATAGTCCCGCAAATACCCGCATATTTCAAAAATATTGGCCTGGTGCATCCCATCTATTTTTGCTGGATAATAAGTCTCTTGACATTTTTCGCGATTCCTATATTCGATAAAAGAAAAATTAAACTGGGAACATAA
- a CDS encoding ketopantoate reductase family protein, whose amino-acid sequence MTENKNLRVAVIGMGPVGSVLAAHFAKAGAYVVACDIIPDRIKNIKNSGIKLSNTIEFQTNVSETCTSIDDLKSHDLDLAVVSVKTTANEKVVAQLSQIASDKLHILCAQNGLDAEAEAARVFGLEKILRMVVNYAGGVENNDIVNVTFFNPPNYIAALSPKSEEIAKTVTDFLNSANLKTEIPEDILFYVWEKVILNSSLSAMCAITGKTMKQVMDFDLSVDIVRSIIDEGVAVAAKENIKFREDFTDFCIGYLKKAGHHRPSMWVDIDAGALTEVDYLNGKIVEYGIKHGISTPINKTITAQVHLMELPDIEY is encoded by the coding sequence ATGACTGAAAATAAAAATCTGCGCGTCGCGGTAATTGGCATGGGTCCCGTGGGATCGGTTTTGGCGGCTCATTTCGCGAAAGCCGGAGCGTATGTGGTCGCCTGCGATATAATTCCGGATAGAATAAAAAATATCAAAAATTCGGGTATCAAACTGTCGAATACAATCGAATTTCAAACTAACGTCTCAGAAACCTGCACTTCTATCGATGATCTCAAATCGCATGATCTCGATTTGGCCGTAGTGTCTGTTAAAACCACCGCCAATGAAAAAGTCGTGGCACAATTATCGCAAATCGCATCAGATAAATTGCACATCCTGTGCGCCCAGAACGGCCTTGACGCCGAAGCCGAAGCGGCTCGAGTATTCGGCTTGGAAAAAATCCTGCGTATGGTGGTAAATTACGCCGGAGGCGTCGAAAATAACGATATCGTTAATGTAACCTTTTTTAATCCACCCAACTATATCGCCGCCCTGTCTCCCAAATCTGAAGAAATAGCCAAAACTGTCACTGATTTTTTGAATTCTGCAAATTTAAAAACTGAAATTCCTGAAGACATTTTGTTCTATGTCTGGGAAAAAGTCATCCTCAACTCATCTCTCAGCGCTATGTGCGCTATTACCGGCAAAACCATGAAGCAGGTCATGGATTTTGATCTATCGGTCGACATCGTGCGGAGTATAATAGATGAAGGGGTAGCCGTAGCCGCAAAAGAAAATATTAAATTCAGGGAAGACTTTACTGATTTCTGTATCGGTTATCTAAAAAAAGCCGGTCATCACCGGCCTTCAATGTGGGTCGATATAGATGCCGGAGCCCTGACCGAAGTGGATTATCTCAATGGGAAAATTGTCGAGTATGGAATTAAACATGGCATTTCCACTCCAATCAACAAAACGATAACAGCACAGGTACATCTGATGGAATTGCCGGATATTGAGTATTGA
- the had gene encoding 6-hydroxycyclohex-1-ene-1-carbonyl-CoA dehydrogenase gives MDKIRAYQMVAKDQPFELVEFDPPKLGADAALVEIAGCGVCHTDLSFWHYGVPTKKEPPLVLGHEISGIVIDGPSELKGKPVIIPAVLPCGECELCKAGRGNICRKQLMPGNDFHGGFASHIAVPSRFLAEVPEAALSEHSLAELSVIADAVSTPYQVIVKSDLKASDFAIVIGVGGIGIYTAQLANILGAKVLALDIDQKKLDQLGQIGITSTLNIKDMDFKAIKGAIKATCKEMGAPPHSWKIFETSGTKPGQELGFGLLGIAGVLSVVGFTLDKLEVRLSNLMAFDAQVIGTWGCKPELYDDVIKLVADGKLKLKPFTDTFPLSQINDIFQQTLEHKLLKRSVLTPDF, from the coding sequence ATGGATAAAATACGAGCCTATCAGATGGTTGCCAAAGATCAGCCGTTTGAGCTTGTTGAATTTGATCCACCCAAACTGGGAGCCGACGCCGCCCTGGTTGAAATTGCGGGATGCGGGGTCTGCCATACTGATTTGAGCTTCTGGCATTATGGCGTTCCGACCAAAAAAGAACCGCCCCTTGTTCTGGGACACGAAATCAGTGGAATAGTGATAGACGGTCCATCCGAGCTAAAAGGAAAACCGGTTATCATCCCAGCCGTATTACCCTGCGGGGAATGCGAGTTATGTAAAGCCGGACGAGGCAATATTTGCCGCAAGCAATTGATGCCGGGAAATGATTTCCATGGAGGATTCGCAAGCCATATTGCCGTTCCGTCGCGATTTTTGGCCGAAGTACCCGAAGCCGCTCTATCGGAACATTCACTGGCCGAATTATCAGTCATTGCCGACGCCGTTTCGACACCCTATCAGGTGATAGTCAAAAGCGATCTTAAGGCCAGTGATTTCGCAATCGTCATCGGAGTCGGCGGAATCGGCATCTATACCGCTCAATTGGCGAATATACTGGGAGCCAAAGTTCTCGCGCTTGATATCGACCAGAAAAAACTGGATCAGTTAGGGCAAATCGGAATCACATCAACTTTGAATATCAAGGATATGGATTTCAAGGCCATCAAAGGAGCCATCAAAGCGACCTGCAAAGAAATGGGCGCACCGCCCCATAGCTGGAAAATATTTGAGACTTCAGGAACCAAGCCCGGGCAGGAACTCGGATTTGGTCTGCTGGGTATTGCCGGAGTCTTGTCGGTCGTTGGCTTCACTCTTGATAAACTGGAAGTACGATTGAGCAATTTGATGGCCTTCGACGCCCAGGTTATCGGAACCTGGGGATGCAAACCGGAGCTTTATGACGATGTCATTAAATTAGTCGCTGACGGAAAATTGAAACTGAAACCGTTTACCGATACATTCCCTCTCTCGCAAATAAATGACATCTTTCAGCAGACATTGGAGCATAAACTCTTGAAACGGTCGGTATTGACGCCCGATTTTTAA
- the oah gene encoding 6-oxocyclohex-1-ene-1-carbonyl-CoA hydratase — MSFELSSHNIVDVDFKEIIYERRPCLDKDGKEVPGLHNAWIFLNNPKQYNSYTTAAVKEVILAFRQASNDRSVVAVVFSAVGDKAFCTGGNTKEYAEYYTGRPLEYKQYMRLFNDMVTNILMCDKPVICRVNGMRIAGGQEIGMACDFAIASDLAIFGQAGPRHGSAPEGGSTDFLHLFVGIERAMQSCTLCEMWTAYEAKTIGLITDAIPVLKIDDKFVRNPLLVTNKWLDETGDIVYGKRKSGDDYKSGKEMLAGGTIDLTPLDNAVNALCTKLLYMMPDCINKTLNSVRKKKLEHWDRNQQSNRDWLGLNMMTEAKAGFRAFNEGPKNNREVDFIKLRLMLAEGHPWDDEMLDAILPKG; from the coding sequence ATGAGTTTTGAACTGAGTAGCCACAATATTGTGGATGTCGATTTTAAGGAAATTATTTATGAACGCCGCCCCTGTCTTGATAAAGACGGTAAAGAAGTTCCGGGACTTCACAACGCCTGGATATTTTTGAACAATCCCAAGCAGTATAATTCCTACACCACCGCCGCCGTTAAAGAAGTCATCCTGGCTTTCCGACAGGCGTCCAATGACCGCTCGGTCGTGGCGGTTGTCTTTTCCGCCGTGGGCGACAAAGCCTTTTGTACCGGCGGCAACACCAAGGAATACGCCGAATATTATACGGGACGCCCCCTGGAATACAAACAATATATGCGTCTCTTTAACGACATGGTCACGAACATTCTCATGTGCGACAAGCCGGTCATCTGCCGCGTTAACGGCATGCGCATCGCCGGTGGGCAGGAAATCGGAATGGCCTGTGATTTTGCCATCGCCAGCGATCTGGCCATCTTCGGTCAGGCGGGTCCCAGGCACGGCAGCGCCCCCGAGGGCGGAAGCACCGATTTTCTGCACCTGTTCGTGGGTATCGAAAGGGCCATGCAGAGCTGTACCTTGTGTGAAATGTGGACCGCTTATGAAGCCAAAACCATCGGTCTTATAACCGATGCCATACCGGTTCTCAAAATCGATGATAAGTTCGTACGCAATCCGCTTCTGGTTACCAACAAATGGCTTGATGAAACCGGCGATATCGTTTATGGCAAAAGAAAATCGGGTGATGATTATAAAAGTGGCAAAGAGATGCTGGCGGGCGGAACGATTGACCTGACTCCCTTGGATAATGCCGTCAATGCTCTGTGCACAAAACTGCTCTATATGATGCCCGACTGCATTAACAAGACCTTGAACAGCGTCCGGAAGAAAAAGCTTGAGCATTGGGATCGCAATCAGCAATCCAACCGCGACTGGCTCGGCTTGAACATGATGACCGAAGCCAAGGCCGGGTTCAGAGCGTTTAATGAAGGCCCCAAAAACAATCGCGAGGTCGATTTCATTAAACTCCGTTTGATGCTGGCCGAAGGTCATCCCTGGGATGATGAAATGCTCGACGCCATTTTACCGAAAGGATAA
- a CDS encoding enoyl-CoA hydratase-related protein, with the protein MAKKIDVQYTHDNQVVRITLNSPKGNVLDAVMMDDIRKTLEELKDQPQVKLIQFTGAGGHFCFGASVPEHTKDKAPQMLKQFHGLFYTLADLAIPTAALVSGQCLGGGMELALMCNFMFLDQTARLGQPEISLAVFAPPASVILPMKIGQARADDLLLTGRIIKPDVALQMGLATEVYDDRDAMMSGVDGWLEKQILPKSASSLKFANKAARSQFNKILKKRLAKLEKFYIDDLMESCDANEGIGSFLERRKPEWKNR; encoded by the coding sequence ATGGCTAAAAAAATCGACGTGCAATATACGCATGATAATCAGGTCGTGCGAATCACTCTCAATTCCCCCAAAGGGAATGTTCTCGACGCCGTTATGATGGATGATATTCGGAAAACGCTGGAGGAATTGAAGGACCAACCCCAGGTAAAATTGATACAATTTACCGGAGCCGGTGGGCATTTTTGTTTCGGTGCCAGCGTCCCAGAACATACCAAAGACAAAGCGCCGCAAATGCTCAAACAATTCCACGGGCTATTTTATACTTTGGCGGATCTGGCTATTCCTACGGCCGCTCTGGTATCAGGTCAATGTTTGGGCGGAGGAATGGAGCTGGCCTTGATGTGCAATTTCATGTTCCTCGACCAAACGGCACGACTTGGCCAGCCGGAAATCAGCCTCGCCGTTTTCGCGCCCCCGGCATCGGTTATCCTGCCAATGAAAATCGGTCAGGCCCGCGCTGACGATTTGCTTTTGACCGGACGTATTATCAAACCGGACGTCGCTCTTCAGATGGGTTTGGCGACGGAAGTCTATGACGATCGGGATGCGATGATGTCCGGCGTCGATGGATGGCTGGAGAAACAGATCCTGCCCAAAAGCGCGTCATCATTGAAATTCGCGAACAAGGCTGCTCGCTCTCAATTTAATAAAATACTGAAGAAGCGTCTGGCTAAGTTGGAAAAATTCTATATTGACGACCTGATGGAATCGTGCGATGCCAACGAAGGCATCGGTTCATTTTTGGAACGCCGCAAACCGGAATGGAAGAACCGGTAG
- a CDS encoding Zn-ribbon domain-containing OB-fold protein — protein MFKWFGKVNFSPYTKVTDFAKHLKDGRLMGSKCKKCGTESFPPRADCNICLSGDFEFIELSGEAKLVSYTVIHAAPTGFEDVVPYTIGVVDLKETGRLLAWIGDTVADDDIEIGMELQVVPRIFEELEEIKVYYSLEKSGTTWSTGNSMT, from the coding sequence ATGTTTAAATGGTTTGGAAAAGTGAATTTTTCTCCCTATACGAAAGTTACCGATTTTGCCAAACACCTTAAAGACGGTCGTCTTATGGGTTCCAAATGCAAAAAATGCGGCACTGAGTCATTTCCTCCCCGAGCCGATTGCAATATCTGTTTATCGGGTGATTTTGAGTTTATCGAATTATCAGGTGAGGCGAAACTGGTTTCGTACACCGTTATTCACGCCGCTCCGACCGGGTTTGAAGACGTTGTTCCCTATACAATCGGAGTTGTGGACCTCAAGGAAACGGGCCGGTTATTGGCGTGGATTGGAGATACAGTGGCCGATGATGATATCGAAATCGGCATGGAACTCCAGGTAGTACCCCGCATCTTTGAGGAACTGGAAGAAATTAAAGTGTATTATTCGCTTGAGAAATCGGGAACGACCTGGTCAACCGGCAATTCGATGACATAA
- a CDS encoding thiolase domain-containing protein, which yields MSRVGIIGIGHGEFGRRSDATVQELAFEAYRDAVHDAEIDPKDIDGSVIGSVPEYHKQRSLPGVVQEYLGLNPRPTWLTEVACSSGSAAIRTAWMGIKSGAHKLMAVIGCQKMTELSTPEILALMGRVGEVQWESVFGTTFPAYYALFAKSHMHKFGTTREQLLQVAVKNHFYGAKNPNALFKKEITIEKALASDPVSDPFQVYDCCANADGAACVILASEEIAKKSKKPVAWLDGMGCATSSMSVLRRPDLVGLPSASEASRIAYDMAGVTAKEIKVAEVHDCFTIAEIMAYEDLGFCAKGDGGKFIEDKQSYIGGSTPVNIDGGLKAKGHPIGATGVSMTVEIVKQLRGEAGERQIPDADVGLTHNVGGIGQYCFVHVLRRD from the coding sequence ATGTCCCGAGTGGGAATTATTGGTATAGGGCATGGAGAATTCGGGCGGAGAAGCGATGCCACCGTTCAGGAATTGGCTTTTGAGGCTTATCGCGACGCGGTTCATGACGCGGAGATTGATCCTAAAGATATTGACGGTTCGGTCATTGGTTCGGTTCCCGAATATCATAAACAGCGTTCACTGCCCGGAGTCGTTCAGGAATATCTGGGGCTCAATCCACGGCCGACGTGGCTGACTGAAGTAGCCTGTTCATCAGGAAGCGCGGCTATCCGGACGGCCTGGATGGGGATTAAATCCGGAGCTCACAAATTAATGGCCGTCATCGGCTGCCAGAAAATGACCGAGCTTTCGACGCCCGAGATATTAGCTCTGATGGGGAGGGTCGGCGAAGTCCAGTGGGAATCGGTTTTCGGCACGACCTTTCCAGCTTATTACGCGCTATTCGCCAAGAGCCACATGCACAAATTCGGAACGACCAGAGAGCAGCTACTTCAGGTAGCGGTCAAGAATCATTTTTACGGAGCCAAAAACCCGAATGCTCTATTTAAGAAAGAAATCACGATTGAAAAAGCCCTGGCTTCCGATCCGGTGTCGGATCCCTTTCAGGTTTATGATTGCTGCGCCAATGCCGACGGAGCGGCGTGCGTGATTTTGGCTTCGGAAGAAATCGCGAAAAAATCGAAAAAGCCGGTTGCTTGGCTCGACGGTATGGGATGCGCGACTTCGAGTATGTCGGTTTTGCGCCGTCCCGATTTGGTCGGGCTCCCCAGCGCCTCGGAAGCATCGCGGATCGCGTATGATATGGCTGGTGTAACGGCCAAAGAAATCAAAGTTGCCGAGGTGCATGACTGCTTTACGATAGCGGAAATTATGGCCTATGAAGACCTTGGTTTTTGCGCCAAAGGCGATGGCGGAAAATTCATCGAGGACAAGCAATCTTATATCGGTGGCTCTACACCGGTCAATATTGACGGCGGATTAAAGGCCAAAGGTCATCCGATCGGAGCTACCGGAGTTTCCATGACGGTTGAAATCGTCAAACAGCTCAGGGGCGAGGCGGGTGAGCGGCAGATCCCGGATGCTGATGTCGGGCTTACTCATAACGTCGGCGGAATCGGGCAATATTGCTTTGTCCATGTTCTGAGAAGGGATTAG
- a CDS encoding 3-oxoacyl-ACP reductase family protein yields MDLGLDGKGAIVTGGSLGIGTAIALDLAREGCNVAINYRRHDNEAKKVVEEIEAMGRKGLAIKADVSSYDDAQNMADTVIKEFGCFDILVCNAGINWDGVIWKMTEKQWDSVINVNLKGYFNYNKAAALVFKDQKGGKIVNISSINGLRGKFGQTNYSASKGGEIAMSKALAKELGKFNVNVNVVAPGMVLTDMAKNIPAEFLNTAIDETVLGRIATPDDVAYLVTFLCSDKARHITGEVFKIDGGQYI; encoded by the coding sequence ATGGACCTGGGTCTTGATGGGAAAGGAGCAATTGTTACCGGCGGAAGCCTGGGTATCGGAACGGCAATAGCTCTGGACCTGGCCCGCGAGGGCTGCAACGTGGCCATCAATTACCGGCGTCATGATAACGAGGCAAAAAAAGTTGTCGAAGAAATCGAGGCGATGGGCCGCAAAGGTCTGGCTATCAAAGCCGACGTTTCCAGCTATGACGACGCCCAGAACATGGCTGATACCGTTATAAAGGAGTTCGGCTGTTTTGATATCTTAGTCTGCAATGCCGGAATCAACTGGGATGGCGTCATATGGAAGATGACTGAAAAGCAGTGGGACAGCGTTATTAATGTGAACCTCAAAGGATATTTCAATTACAATAAGGCTGCGGCGTTAGTTTTCAAAGACCAAAAGGGTGGCAAAATAGTAAATATTTCATCCATCAATGGCCTTCGCGGCAAATTTGGACAGACTAATTATTCGGCCTCCAAAGGCGGAGAGATCGCCATGAGTAAAGCTCTGGCCAAAGAGCTGGGTAAGTTCAACGTCAATGTCAACGTCGTCGCGCCGGGCATGGTTTTAACCGACATGGCCAAAAATATCCCCGCCGAATTTCTCAATACGGCTATTGATGAAACCGTTTTGGGACGAATCGCGACCCCCGATGATGTCGCTTATTTGGTGACATTTTTATGCTCGGACAAAGCCCGGCATATAACCGGTGAAGTTTTCAAAATCGACGGCGGTCAATACATTTAG